A window of Ignavibacteriales bacterium contains these coding sequences:
- a CDS encoding PGPGW domain-containing protein — protein MVTKSLKQIKKIIIGVVGFTVLLIGIAMIVLPGPAIIVIPAGLAILGSEFLWAKKILEKVKEKLKPKSKIF, from the coding sequence ATGGTAACTAAAAGTCTGAAACAAATAAAGAAAATAATAATTGGTGTTGTTGGTTTTACAGTATTGTTAATTGGAATTGCGATGATTGTATTACCAGGACCTGCCATAATTGTTATACCAGCGGGACTGGCAATTCTTGGCAGTGAGTTTTTATGGGCTAAGAAAATACTGGAAAAAGTTAAAGAAAAACTAAAGCCAAAAAGCAAAATATTTTAA